The Gardnerella leopoldii genomic interval AACTAAAATCGAAATGGATCGTCGAGCTATTCGAAATCGTATTTCTAAACTTCGCCACGATATTGCAAATATGGCACCTGCGCGCGATGTAAAACGCGGTTCTCGTAGACGACAAGATATTCCAACTGTAGCTGTTGTTGGGTATACGAATGCTGGCAAGTCGTCTATTATAAATCGTCTTACTGGTTCACAAGAATTAGTAGAAAATGCACTGTTTGCAACTCTTGATACTGCAGTACGTCGTTCTCAAACTCAAGATGGTAGAAGCTATACTTTGGTAGATACTGTTGGTTTTGTTCGCAGACTTCCAACTCAATTAGTTGAAGCATTTAAATCCACTTTGGAAGAAGTTGGACAAGCAGACGTTATTTTGCACGTAGTTGACGGTTCGCATCCAGATCCTATTTCGCAAATTAATGCAGTAAACGAAGTTCTCGCTAATATTTCTGGTGTAGAAGATATACCTCAAATTATGGCATTGAATAAATCAGACATGATGAGTGATGCTGCGCGAGAACGTTTTTCTTCTCTTTATCCTGATGCTGTTATTGTTTCTGCATTCAGTGGCGAAAATTTACAAATATTGCGCAATCGTTTAGAAGAATTGTTACCGTCTCCTCGTGTTCGTGTAGATGTAACTTTGCCGTACGAGTTTGGTGGATTATTATCAAAAGTTCGTGAAAATGGTGTAGTTGAAAAGGCAGAATATGTAGATTCTGGGGTTGAACTTATTGCTTGGGTCGGACCATCGTTAGCTGCAAAACTTATGAAAGTAGCATTGTAATAATAAATTCCGGTGGTGCGATTAGAGTAAAGGTGTTCATACCAAAAGCTCTTAATGTGAGAGCAGCCCTTAGTAATGCATAAATCGTGGTATTTTGTGTGCTTATAAGGGTGTGATAGGTTGTTGAAAAGAGGTTTTTGCTCATGGTGAGTTCGCAGGTTAAGCCAACTAAGCTTGCAATTATTGGTGCCGGCGCAGTCGGATCTACTCTCGCTTTCGCTGCTGCTCAGCGTGGTGTTGCGCGTGAGATTGTGCTTGAAGATATTGCTAAGGAACGTGTTGAAGCTGAAGTTTTGGATATGCAGCATGGTTCTAGCTTCTATCCTGCAGTTTCTATTGCCGGTTCTGACGATGTGGAAATTTGCCGTGATGCTGACATGGTCGTGATTACTGCTGGTGCTCGCCAGAAGCCAGGTCAGACTCGTTTGGAGCTTGCAGGAGCCACTATCAACATCATGAAGTCAATCATTCCGAACGTTGTGAAGGTTGCTCCTAACGCAATTTACATGTTGATTACTAATCCTGTTGATGTTGTTACGCACGTTTCTATGAAGCTTTCTGGTCTTCCAGCAAACCAAATGTTTGGTTCTGGTACCAACCTTGATTCCGCTCGTCTTCGTTTCTTGATCGCTCAGCACACGGGCGTTAATGTTAAGAACGTTCACGCATACATTGCTGGCGAACACGGTGACTCTGAAGTTCCTCTGTGGGCTTCTGCAACCATTGGTGGTGTTCCAATGTGCGATTGGAACGCTCTTCCAGGTCATGAGCCACTTGATGCTGCTAAGCGCGAAGAAATCCATCAGGAAGTTGTTAACGCTGCTTACAAGATTATCAACGGTAAGGGTGCAACAAACTACGCTATTGCTATGTCTGGTGTAGATATTGTTGAGGCTGTTCTTCGCGACACTAACCGCATTCTTCCAGTGTCTTCTTTGCTCGATGACTTCCACGGCATTTCTGATGTGTGCATGTCTGTGCCAACATTGCTTAATCGCAATGGTGTAAACTCTCGTCTAAACACTCCAGTTTCTGATCGTGAGTTGGCTGCTTTGAAGCGTTCTGCTGAAACTTTGCGCGAAACTGCTGCTAAGTTTGGCTTCTAGTTTTAAAGAATAATTTATAAATTATTAAACCGCTTCTTCTCTTATTGAGGAGGAGCGGTTTTTCTTGTTCAAAACAACAACATGCCTCACAGAATTTTCTGTGAGTTCGATATATTATTACATTATGGCTGATTTTTCTAACATTCTTGCTACTCGTCCTGATTTTAATGACAGTGATCGTGAGTGGCTTCATCATTTGGTGGCCGATTGGCAGGTTATTGCAGATTTGAGTTTTGCAGATTTGCTGCTGATTATTCAAAATGGTGACGGTGATTATGTTGTTGCTGAACAATGTCGTCCTTCAACAGCTATTACTTTACGTACTGATGATTTGTTAGGTAAAAAATTAGATGATTCTTTAGTACCTGAGCTTAATGAGGCGATGAAATCTGAGACAAGTTTCCACTCTTCAACCTTACGTTCTATTGGTAGAGCTACTGTATGCTACGTTTACGCTCCAGTTCGTCATAGGGGTAAAACCATCGGATTAGTTATGCGCGAAACTAATTTGGCAACACGTGAATCTAACGGTCGTTATGAAACCGAAAGTATCAATGCTGGTAAAACTTTATTTGACATGATTCCTCGTGAACAATTCCCATATCATGAATCTGTATTAAATCAGCGACATAATGCTCGAGTATCCGATGGTTTTATTGTGTTAGAAGACGATGGAATAGTTCGTTATGCTTCCCCTAATGCCATTAGTTGTTTCCGCAGACTCGGTGGATTAAATACTATGCAAGGTGAATATTTAAGCGAATTTGGCACTAGGTTGTTGCATACAAACGATAATGTTCCCGAAAGTTTACCTCTTGTATTAACTGGAAAAGCTGATGTAGATTGTGAACTTGAAGCGAACCATTCTATAGTTTCCATGCGCTCCTTGCCTCTGTGGGGTCCAAATAATCGTGTTGGAGCTGTAGTGTTATGTCGTGATGTTACTGAAGTTTTGCGACGTGAGCAAGAATTGCGCACTAAGAATGCCACTATTTCTGAAATACATCATCGCGTAAAAAACAATTTACAGGCTGTTTCTGCTCTTTTGCGTTTGCAAGCCCGTAAAACAAAATCTATTGAAGTTAGAAAAGAACTTGAGGAAGCTCAACGTCGTGTGCAAACTATAGCACTAGTTCATGAAGGCTTGAGTCAAACTGCTGACGAAATTGTTGATTTTGACAAAGTTATTTCGAGTTTGTTGAAGATGTCAATTGAGTTGGCGTCTCAGAATCAAAATATTGATATTGATTTTGTTGGAAAATTTGGCAGATTAGCAGCTCAGGATGCTACACCATTATCTCTTGTTTTAACTGAGTTAGTGACGAATGCAGTTGAACATGGTTTTGAAGGTCGTGAAAAAGGTCATATTCGTATTGCAGTTGGTAGGGGCGGAGACAATCTTAATATTGTCGTTGAAGATGATGGAGATGGTATAGATAGCGAGTCTTCTCATGGAATGGCTAAACCATCTGGCTCTGGCCTTGGAACGCAGATCATAAACACATTTGTCACTAACGATTTTGGTGGTACAGTTCGTTGGTCTCCTCGAAGAGAAGGCGGAACTAGGGTAGTGTTAGACATTAAATTGCGCGTATCTGGTATTGAGTAGCTTTAGTAAAAATTGTTTTCCAACGTGCATTAAATGTTATACATTTAGTGTAAAAAGTATAGGAACAATTAAAATTGCTAATAAAGATGCAAAATACCTTGAAAAAACTTTCTTTTCATGATTTCCTTACATTCAGGGGAACTTCTAAAGCTCACCGTTGTAGGTAAGAAATGAGGATAATAATTCATGAGCAACTCGTTTGATTGGCGCACAACAGCAGCATGTAGTGACAAAGATCCTGAACTGTTCTTTCCTCTTGGCAGTGCTGGTACAGCAGTTCAACAGCTTGAAGAAGCAAAAGCAGTATGTCGCTCATGTGATGTTGCAACAGAGTGCTTAAAATGCGCATTAGAAACTAACCAAGATTACGGTGTGTGGGGAGGATTAAGCGAGGATGAGCGTAGAACTCTAAAGCGTAGAGCAATGCGCGCACGTAAAAGTCAAGATGCGTCACTATGAATAAATTTTATTCTAGGTGCACTATTTGAGTTAAACTTGCTGATCCTGGAGTGATTAAAACACATCGTCCTGGAAGTTGATAGTCTTCAATATCAAAACTTTTAGATAAAGCAGAAGGTATTCCAAGCATTGTATCTGTGCCAATATCTCCTGTTGGAAATATTATCCTCACTGGTGCTTGCTCAGGTAAACGTAAGTAGCGAGAAGTGCTAGTGCTCATAATAACTGGGTATTGTTTACTATTTAATCTTTTTTGAAAAGCAATAGCAGTTTGTCTCGTATTTAGCGGATCAAGCAATTCATCCGCATCGTCAATAATGATTGGCGTATTTTCGTTGTAAATGTTATTAATGTTTTGTTCGTATAGTGATTTTCCTGAATATATTGGCAGGTTTAAAGTTTTAGAAATTATTTTTAATATTGTTGTTTTGCCTTGTTTTCTACTTCCAATAACAGCGATATTTCCAAGGTGAATTGGTAATAGAGCAGGATATAAGTGTATGGTATCGTCTTGCAAACCAATAATAATATGCTTCGTATGAAATTCTTGAGTACGTAAACTTTGAGATATTTTTTGCTCCGAATTTTTGTATTTGTAATTATTTGAATACTCTGCAAGTTGTTTTGATGAAAGAATCGACGGCAATGGTTTGCTAAATAATTCTGGAGAATGATCATGATGGCAGAATCTACCAGCTAACTGTATTGCTCGTACTAAATGTGCAGGATTGCTGCTTTGAGCACATCGCAAAGCAGCTACTCCTTCTCCAATATTGTAATATGCGGCTCCTGGTGTATTTGGGCTTATTCTAGCTGCATGCGCTGTTCCTAATAATTCTTGCGATTGCATTCCGTCTCTAACTCTCAAGCAAATATTAATAGAAATATTAGCTTTCATATCTGCGCTTACTTGTACGAGTGGATTTTGAGTTCCAGCAATAATATGCATTCCCAAAGATCTGCCTACTGATGCAATTCGTATAAGACGAGGCATGTAGTCGGGAAGTTGATCTTTTAAAGCATGAAATTCGTCAATAACAATAAGCAATGAAGGCTCAGCTGGAGTTACTTGTGCAATATTATTACACCCATGATGAGCTACTAGTCTTTCTCGTCTATCTAGTTCTAGTTCGAGACCTTTTAGAGCGCGTATTGCGTGTTTAAGATTTAAATCCCCTACGTTTCCCATAGCATGTGGGAGTTTAGATAGTATGTCAAAAGTTGATCCTCCTTTAAAATCCATAAAAACAAACCGTAGCTGCTGTGGGCCGTATTGAAAAGCCAAAGCTAAACACCAAGTCGTAAGAAGTACTGATTTACCAGAACCAGTTGTTCCAGCAACTAAAGCATGTGGTCCATTGTTAATTAAATCTAAATAGCAGTATCCATTATTGCTTATTCCAAGTGGAGCTATAAGGTGTTTAGTTTTTGAATTAGGTAAGTAGTTATAAATATTTGTATTTAGATTTTCCTTCATACTATTAGATTGGTTTTTTGTGTCGTATGTTCCTGCATTTTTTAACCATGTTTGCAATACTTCTTTCCAGTGATGTTGCGTATTAGAAATTGCATTTCTTCTCATAAGTAATGTTTCTAAACTTACTGGTGTAATAGTATCTGGCAAACTTTCTATAGTTTGTTGATTATAAGTTAAGTTATTTGACGATTGCGTAGTGTTTAATAATTGAATTTGCTGATTTTGTTGAACACTTTGAATAGAATTTTTCTCAGATATGTATTGAAAAATTTGTGGAATAAGACTTGCTATGTACATCATAATGCTTGGAATAATCATGGTTAGCATCATCCAATTATTTTGCATCCATGCCATTATAGCCAATGCTATGTGAGCGAATATGGGAACTATACTCGCTGCCATCTGTACATGCATAAGTACTTTAGTTGTAGACATTCCTGTATTAGATTTGTTACTCATAAATGTATGAGACAATATTTTTGATTTTTGTGCAATACTTATGCAAGATTGTGGTTAAAAGATACGAGTTTAGTGCTTTCTAAGTTATGGTATCTAATTGAAGTGTTGTTTATACAACAATACTTCGAAATTATTGTTGCTCAGCAAGAGTTCCAACTGATCCAGGTTTATGAGTGCCTGATGCAAGTTGGTTGAATAAATCTAAGTTTTTAGCATCATCGAGAAGCACAGATGAACCAACTCCTGGAACTTGATAGTCAGGATTCGTCCAATATACTGTTCCAGATATGCCTGACGGTCCAGTTGCTTCTTTGAATGCTTGAGCCATTTCCCATAATGTTCCTGGATTGGTTTTCTCGTCAAAAATAACTGAAGCAAGTCCCGTTTCAGCAAGCTTTTTTACTTTTCCAAAATTCAATAATGTATTGTGATCTAAAGCTTTTTTCATAATAGCTGCAATAACCATTCGTTGACGTGCAGCTCGTCCAAAATCAGATTCTGGATCTGCGTATCGCATTCGCGAAAATGCTAACGCTGTATTCCCATCAACGTGATGGCATCCAGAAGTCCAATTTAACCCACTAAACTTATCGCTTACGGTACGGTTGTAGCATAAATCAATGCCGTCTATAGCGTTAACAACATTAGTAAGACCGCCAAAACGTATTTCTGCAACATGGTCAATGCGATGACCTGTAATTTTTTCTATTGCTGCTGTTAATGCTTTATTTCCAGCTGCTTGCGCAACGCTATTAATTTTTACTTGTTCGCCATTTAAAGAAACAAGAGAATCTCGAGGAATAGAAATTAGAGAGCTGTGACCATTGCTCGGCTTTGTCAATACAAGAATAGTATCTGTTCTAAATCCTGTTATCTCTTTAGCTTCTTCGCCTTCTCTTTGATCAGAACCAAGAATAAGCCATGCTTTGCCTTGAGTGCTAGGAGTATTAGTAAGCCAAGTAGTGCGGTTAATTCTTGAGTCAACCCAGTTCCACGAATATACCCCAAAACCAGTTACACCTACTGCCAGAACAACAAAAAATGCAATAAATGCATGTAAAATTCTGTGCGGTTTGTGCGGTAGTATTTTTGCTGCACTTCCAACTGCTTTATTTATAGTTGTTGGAATACGCATTTGTGAAATAGAACTTGTGCGCGGTGCTGGTCTTGGTTGCAATTGCGATGTGTAAGAAACAGGTCTAGAAGAACATTGTTCTGGACTTTTTAAGATTCTTGTTCTTTGAGTTGTAGGCGCAAAAGACGGCGCTTGTGATGGAAGCGCATTAGACTCTATTTTGCCTCTTTTTACGCGTTTTGGAGTGAAACTAGGAGGCACGTTTGAGTTAGATGAATCGTTATTATGAGAAGGAGTGAAGATAGGTGGGTTTATATTATCTTCAGAAGGGTCCTCATACAATCTAGAATTCATTCATCCTCCAAAATAAGCATGTATCTTCAATGACTATGAATATATAATATATAAATTTTATGCTCGTACATTAATATTCATAGATTACATCTTGCTTAATTGTTTACTTTTTTCTAGGCACAGCGCAAAGTACATTGTTTGCATACTTGTCTGCAAAGCCAACGTATTGTCCTGTTTGTGGATCGTGAATAGTTCCATTTTCAGGATTTACAATTCCTCCAGTATTTGGATCAATAAGTTGTCCTTGAGAATTTTTTATTAATCCTGTTTTTGGATCAACATGTCCCATCTTCTTTGGATTTGTAGTTTTATTAAGTTTGTCGTTTTCGCTTATATTGCTATTGTCATCCGTATCTTCATTGTCTTGATCGTTCGTATCCTTAGGCGAATTATTGGCATTCTTTTTGTTAGTGCCGTTAGTTTTATGATTTAGCGATAGCGGTTTATTTTCACGCATTAAATCCCAAATATTGTCTGCTTCGTCAGACCATACAACACGATTTGGATCATAAGGATCTGGAATAACAGGAGTAGTACGAGCATAAATATGTGAAGAATCTAATTTACGCATGCTTAATGCCAAACCGACCAAAGTGGTAGGATTGGCCAAGCCTTCACTTATATTTAATGCTCCCAACGATGCTTTTGCAAGCTGGTAAAGCTCACTTGTCTGAGTAAATAAGTTTTTAGACAGTGCTTGATGTAAAAGCTGTTTAATCAAGTATTGCTGTCTTGTTGTTCGCATTATGTCAGAGCCATCGCTTGCTGTATCGTGGCGCATTCTAGCGTATTGAGTAGCAAGTCGACCATTAAGATGCTGCATTCCTTGTTTGAAATTTACACCCGTATAGGCATCGCGAGTTGCTGTTGGGATGCATACGGATACTCCACCAACTGCATCAATCATATTGCTTAATCCACTGAAATCAGCGACTATAAAATGATGGATATTTAAACCAGTAAGTGAATTAACAGCTTTTAACGAGCATGATGCTGCTGAGGCTAAATCTCCGCCTTGTGTATATCCTAAGGCGAAAATTGAATTAAACATCACATGTTTTCTTGCAGGAATATGTCCTTTTGTAGTGTCGCATGCTGGTGCGTTTACCATAGAATCTCGTGGAATAGAAACGATATTCATGTATGATCTATCTGCGCTAATTTGAACTACCATAGTAGTATCTGACTGATGATCACCAGTTTCACCGTCGTGTGTGAAGCTTTGATTGTTCCCATCTCGAGAATCTTGACCTAAAACAAGAAAAGTTACTGGTTTGCCTGCGTTAATATCAAGTGTCTGATTAGCTTCTGGATCTTTAGATATGACGTTTACAACTCTGTTACTTACAGCAGAAGAAAAATCTAACCACACTGCAGCTATGATTGTTGAAAAGAATGTAAGTACTGAAATAACAAGCATACACAGTATCTTGCGCGTGCGGTTAATCATTCTATAACCAAGACTATGATGAGGAGTTGAATTCCAATCTTCGCCTGGTTGGTACCGCATGCCTTCATGATACCGTGAAGTTGTCATCGTACCTTCTTTCTCAATAATGAGGAACCTTTTAGGTTGTGGCAATATCATTTCTTTTGCCATCGAATAAATCAATATTCAATGGACACATATAACGCGCCATTATAGTACATGGCAATGAGATTTATGACACCTGGTTGTGTTGAATATTATTTGATCTTTTAATGAAAATTTTAATAAGTTTAAGCAAATATTCTAATTAAATTTATATGGAATGCACTGGTTAATATGAACAAAAATATTAATAAAATATGTATAAATTTATTTAGAATTACGACTTGTGTTTTGGTGGATACATACCCCCTGCGTAAACTGGTAAGTATGGATTCGATAACCGCTCATAATCTTACATTTGAAGACGAAGTTTTACAGGTGCTGTCATCTGCGAAAGATGCGCATCCTCATGATGTGGATTCGTCCATTATGGCAATGATGTGTGTGGAGCGAGATACTCGTTTTTATGTTGATACGTTACATGCAGTACTAAGTCAATCAATTCTTCCTGGAACTTTGGTAATAGTCGATTGTGCTAGTCGAGTAAAACAGACTATGCAAACGAATTTACAAATAAAAATTAATTCATCTATGCTTGCGGGAGCAATTAATACTAGGAAATCATTATTGCAGAATGCTAATAATATCGATTCCAATAATGCAATTGATAGCGATTCAAAATATAGACCAAATACTAATCGCGTAAATAATACTCGCGTAAACAATAGTGAAGATAAATCTGTACGCATAATTATTATTCCCATTTCTTATGCTCATTCTTTTGGAGATGCAATAGAAAAATCTTTGCGCAAGATTTTGCCTTGTGCAGGAGTTTCTGCATTATGGCTTTTGCATGATGATTCTCGTCCTGCAGACTTCCATTGCTTAGAATATTTGCGTGAAACTTGGCGCAATACTCCGACTGCATCAGTATTGGGAGCTAAACAAGTTGATTGGCAAGGAAATATCTTGCACAACGTTGGAATGTATGCTTGGCGTCACGGTGTTCATACTCTTACTGTTGACGGCGAGCCAGATCAAGAACAGTATGATGGGCGTGGAGATGTGTATGCAGTATCGCTAGCAGGTGCTTTAGTCACATTAACTGCATGGCAGACTTTACGCGGTACGCAACCATGGATGACAACTTTTGGCGAATCAAGAGATTTTTGTCGTAGAGTATGTCTATCTGGAGGTCGTGTTGTTGTAGTTCCTTCAGCTCGTATCGCACACAGGCGTGCAAGGTTAGAAGGTATCCGTACTCGTAACGGTGATGCTAGAAATCATAATAATTCAGGATCTAAATATGGTGTAGCAGCTTCTCTCGTAGCTAAGCAGCGTTACAAATACACTGATATTAGTATTTTTTTGTGGCCTCTTATATGGATTCTTAGTTTGCCTGCTTGTTTCGTTGGCGCTTTGCATTCGCTGTTTGCTAAACATCCTTATATAGCGTGGATCCGTCTGCTTTTGCCATGGCTTGCTATTATGCAATTACCTAGAGCAGTTTTTGCTCGCAGAAGGATTGCAAGGAATACTCGTGTTCCATTAAAGCGACTTGTTCCTCTTATCGCAGATCGTCATCAAGTTGCACGTTGGCGTGATCGTAGTTCTGCTTTCCAAGCTCAACAGCATTTCGTGCTGTTAAGTCCTCTAGCGAAGCGGCATTTGCATATTCGAGTGTTGCGTAGGTGGAGTGCTGTTATTCTTGCGTCTCTTCTTCTTTTTGCAGTCATATTGAATTTATATGGCTCTCCATGGCGTGAAATTTTAAGTGGCGCTTCTTGGAATGCGCAGCAATGGTTACCAACGGGTGCAGATTTCAATCAACTATGGAATTCTGCTATTGGTGCATGGGTTCCTGATGATGGTTTTGGACCTGCAATTCCTCCAGCACCATGGCTAAGTATTTGGGCAATCGCATCAACTGTGGTTGGTGCTAACCCGTTATTGGCTGTCACATTAATGTTCTTCTTAGCTGCTCCAGCTATGTGTTTAAGTTTTTGGGCTCTTGCTGGCGTATTTACGCGCTCGGATACTGTACGTGTATGCGCTGGTATTTGCTGGACTATGATTGCTATTGCTTTTGGTTTGTTTGCACGCGGTGATTTGCCAATGTTAATGACTATGGCATTTTTGCCTGCAGCATTTGCTTTTGCGTTCCATGCTGTTGGAATGTACGTAACAGAAGATCCTGTGCGTCCTGTTAAATCCACTCAATGTGCAGCATGCGCAGCATTATGCTTTATGGTTCCAGTAGCTGCAGAACCGCAGCTTGTTTTGCCTCTTATTGTTATTTTTATTGCAGCGTTTATTATGGTGCGCTCTCATCGTATTATGTTTGCGCTTATGCCTATACCATCGATAATTGTTCTGCTTCCTACAATAGGAAGTGCTATTAGATATGGCGGATCTGGAATGTGGCGTCAATTGTTCTCTAGTATGGCTTTGCCATTGAGAAGTGTGCAAGGTGCTCCACGCGTAAGCGATTACGCTGATGTTTTGTTGCACGCTTTTAATATGGCTTCTCCTAATGTTGAAATTAATATGCCATTGATGAGCTTAAGAACAATAATAATGGTAATTTTTGCAATTCTAGCTGTTGTTATGGCTGTTACGTCATTAACTTTGCCTTTTGCTTTGCGAGTTTCTCGAATGATGTGGGTTGTGATTATTTCCGGAATGCTGTTATCTCTTATTGCTGCTCGTGTTGTAGTTGCATCCGATATTTCGGGACCTGTTGCTGCAAGCGTTTTGCCTGGAGTCGCATTATCTACTGTCGGCATTTTATCTTGTATGTGCATGGTTGCCGGTCAAGCTGTTCGACGCTTTGAGCCACTACGTACTTCGAAGGAATCTGAGTCCCAAATTTTTGATAACTATAAAACTCGTGCAAGTAGACGTGCTGCAATGCGTCGTTCTGCGGCACAATTGTTGCAGCACATAATTCGCGTAGCACGCGCTGTTCTTGCAAGTGGCATGTTGACTATGGCGGTTCTTTTGGGTCTTTTTGCTGTATTGAGCGGACCTGCTACATCTATTTGCGCAAATAACAATGAGCTCCCTATGGTTGTTTCTGATTATTTGCGAAAAGACGATACTCGGCGAATACTTGCTTTAAGAGCTCAAAGTAGCCATGA includes:
- the hflX gene encoding GTPase HflX; protein product: MNEHHLTNNAVLYAHSDVLLDTTSDSEKHDEAWQERESRNALKRVAGLGELQDVTEVEYRKLRLERVVLVGVWSSAKGTLAQAEESLRELAALAQTAGAVVCDGMLQQRYRSDAATYVGSGKARELAAIVAQHDADTIIVDDDLPPSQRRALEDATKVKVVDRTAVILDIFAQHATSREGKAQVELAQLQYMLPRLRGWGAALSRQAGGRAAGDAGIGSRGPGETKIEMDRRAIRNRISKLRHDIANMAPARDVKRGSRRRQDIPTVAVVGYTNAGKSSIINRLTGSQELVENALFATLDTAVRRSQTQDGRSYTLVDTVGFVRRLPTQLVEAFKSTLEEVGQADVILHVVDGSHPDPISQINAVNEVLANISGVEDIPQIMALNKSDMMSDAARERFSSLYPDAVIVSAFSGENLQILRNRLEELLPSPRVRVDVTLPYEFGGLLSKVRENGVVEKAEYVDSGVELIAWVGPSLAAKLMKVAL
- a CDS encoding L-lactate dehydrogenase, producing the protein MVSSQVKPTKLAIIGAGAVGSTLAFAAAQRGVAREIVLEDIAKERVEAEVLDMQHGSSFYPAVSIAGSDDVEICRDADMVVITAGARQKPGQTRLELAGATINIMKSIIPNVVKVAPNAIYMLITNPVDVVTHVSMKLSGLPANQMFGSGTNLDSARLRFLIAQHTGVNVKNVHAYIAGEHGDSEVPLWASATIGGVPMCDWNALPGHEPLDAAKREEIHQEVVNAAYKIINGKGATNYAIAMSGVDIVEAVLRDTNRILPVSSLLDDFHGISDVCMSVPTLLNRNGVNSRLNTPVSDRELAALKRSAETLRETAAKFGF
- a CDS encoding sensor histidine kinase, which produces MADFSNILATRPDFNDSDREWLHHLVADWQVIADLSFADLLLIIQNGDGDYVVAEQCRPSTAITLRTDDLLGKKLDDSLVPELNEAMKSETSFHSSTLRSIGRATVCYVYAPVRHRGKTIGLVMRETNLATRESNGRYETESINAGKTLFDMIPREQFPYHESVLNQRHNARVSDGFIVLEDDGIVRYASPNAISCFRRLGGLNTMQGEYLSEFGTRLLHTNDNVPESLPLVLTGKADVDCELEANHSIVSMRSLPLWGPNNRVGAVVLCRDVTEVLRREQELRTKNATISEIHHRVKNNLQAVSALLRLQARKTKSIEVRKELEEAQRRVQTIALVHEGLSQTADEIVDFDKVISSLLKMSIELASQNQNIDIDFVGKFGRLAAQDATPLSLVLTELVTNAVEHGFEGREKGHIRIAVGRGGDNLNIVVEDDGDGIDSESSHGMAKPSGSGLGTQIINTFVTNDFGGTVRWSPRREGGTRVVLDIKLRVSGIE
- a CDS encoding WhiB family transcriptional regulator, whose protein sequence is MSNSFDWRTTAACSDKDPELFFPLGSAGTAVQQLEEAKAVCRSCDVATECLKCALETNQDYGVWGGLSEDERRTLKRRAMRARKSQDASL
- a CDS encoding FtsK/SpoIIIE domain-containing protein; this encodes MAWMQNNWMMLTMIIPSIMMYIASLIPQIFQYISEKNSIQSVQQNQQIQLLNTTQSSNNLTYNQQTIESLPDTITPVSLETLLMRRNAISNTQHHWKEVLQTWLKNAGTYDTKNQSNSMKENLNTNIYNYLPNSKTKHLIAPLGISNNGYCYLDLINNGPHALVAGTTGSGKSVLLTTWCLALAFQYGPQQLRFVFMDFKGGSTFDILSKLPHAMGNVGDLNLKHAIRALKGLELELDRRERLVAHHGCNNIAQVTPAEPSLLIVIDEFHALKDQLPDYMPRLIRIASVGRSLGMHIIAGTQNPLVQVSADMKANISINICLRVRDGMQSQELLGTAHAARISPNTPGAAYYNIGEGVAALRCAQSSNPAHLVRAIQLAGRFCHHDHSPELFSKPLPSILSSKQLAEYSNNYKYKNSEQKISQSLRTQEFHTKHIIIGLQDDTIHLYPALLPIHLGNIAVIGSRKQGKTTILKIISKTLNLPIYSGKSLYEQNINNIYNENTPIIIDDADELLDPLNTRQTAIAFQKRLNSKQYPVIMSTSTSRYLRLPEQAPVRIIFPTGDIGTDTMLGIPSALSKSFDIEDYQLPGRCVLITPGSASLTQIVHLE
- a CDS encoding LCP family protein encodes the protein MNSRLYEDPSEDNINPPIFTPSHNNDSSNSNVPPSFTPKRVKRGKIESNALPSQAPSFAPTTQRTRILKSPEQCSSRPVSYTSQLQPRPAPRTSSISQMRIPTTINKAVGSAAKILPHKPHRILHAFIAFFVVLAVGVTGFGVYSWNWVDSRINRTTWLTNTPSTQGKAWLILGSDQREGEEAKEITGFRTDTILVLTKPSNGHSSLISIPRDSLVSLNGEQVKINSVAQAAGNKALTAAIEKITGHRIDHVAEIRFGGLTNVVNAIDGIDLCYNRTVSDKFSGLNWTSGCHHVDGNTALAFSRMRYADPESDFGRAARQRMVIAAIMKKALDHNTLLNFGKVKKLAETGLASVIFDEKTNPGTLWEMAQAFKEATGPSGISGTVYWTNPDYQVPGVGSSVLLDDAKNLDLFNQLASGTHKPGSVGTLAEQQ
- a CDS encoding LCP family protein encodes the protein MTTSRYHEGMRYQPGEDWNSTPHHSLGYRMINRTRKILCMLVISVLTFFSTIIAAVWLDFSSAVSNRVVNVISKDPEANQTLDINAGKPVTFLVLGQDSRDGNNQSFTHDGETGDHQSDTTMVVQISADRSYMNIVSIPRDSMVNAPACDTTKGHIPARKHVMFNSIFALGYTQGGDLASAASCSLKAVNSLTGLNIHHFIVADFSGLSNMIDAVGGVSVCIPTATRDAYTGVNFKQGMQHLNGRLATQYARMRHDTASDGSDIMRTTRQQYLIKQLLHQALSKNLFTQTSELYQLAKASLGALNISEGLANPTTLVGLALSMRKLDSSHIYARTTPVIPDPYDPNRVVWSDEADNIWDLMRENKPLSLNHKTNGTNKKNANNSPKDTNDQDNEDTDDNSNISENDKLNKTTNPKKMGHVDPKTGLIKNSQGQLIDPNTGGIVNPENGTIHDPQTGQYVGFADKYANNVLCAVPRKK